In the genome of uncultured Celeribacter sp., the window CACTGCGCGCGGCGGAGAACAGTTCCTCGACCACTTTGATATGATCGTCCATCGAGCCGCCGACATCGAAAAACATCAGGACTTTCACCGCATTGTGCCGCTCGGGCCGGGTTTTGACGTCGAGATAGCCGTGCTCGGCGGTGGATCGGATGGTGCCGTCGAGGTCGAGCTCTTCATACGCGCCAGAGCGTGCCCATTTGCGCAGGCGTTTCATCGCCAGTTTGATGTTGCGGGTGCCGATCTCGACCGTGTCATCGAGATTGCGAAATTCTCTTTTGTCCCAGACTTTTACGGCGCGACGATGACGTGATTCTTTTTGCCCGATCCGCACACCTTCGGGGTTGTAGCCATAGGCGCCAAAGGGCGAGGTGCCGCCGGTCCCGATCCATTTGTTACCGCCTTGATGCCGGCCTTTTTGTTCTTCGAGCCGCTGTTTGAGTGTCTCCATCAGCTTGTCGAAGCCGCCCAAGGCCTCAATCTCGGCCATCTCTTCGGGGCTGAGATGTTTCTCCATCTCCTTGCGGAGCCAGTCTTCGGGCAGATCGAGTGCATTTAAGACATCGTCTGAAGAAATTTCATCAAGTCCCTGGAAAGACTTGGAGAAAGCACGATCAAAGCGGTCGAGGTGGCGCTCGTCTTTCACCATGGTGACCCGCGCGAGCAGGTAGAAGTCTTCGATGTCATAGGTCGCAAGACCGGCCTGCATCGCCTCCAGAAACGACAGGAACTCCCTCAAGGAGACCGGCACGCCTTCGTGGCGCAATGTCTCGAAGAAGGGCAGGAACATGGTTACACCATACGGTCGAAAAGGACGCCGAAGAACAGGCCGAGGATGCCGAAGATCAGCGCGTAAACCACCATATATTGCAGCTTGTCGGCCCGGTCGCCACCGCGCTTGGTGGCCAGCCGCCAGCCCCAAATCCCCCCAAGGAGGGTCAATACCAACCCGATCATGTCTCGCTCCCTCACATTTCGGGGTCCGGTGGGCCGTTATCGCGCCAGAGAGGCGATTTCCGCGGCGCGGGTCCGGACCACGTCATCAGAGCCAAAGCCATAACGTGCCCAGCCCAGACTGTCGAGACGCACGCTGCGGGCTTCGCTGACGCGACCCAGTTTGTCGAGGGCTTCGGCCTCCGTCAGCATGAGAGAGGCAAGCAGGGCTGCGTTTTCGGCATCGCGGGCCGCTGAGATGGCGCTGGCGGAGATGTCATAGGCGGCCTCATAGCGGCCTTCTGAGAGGGCCAGCGCGGAGAGCTGCATTGCCACATGGGCGGAATGAAAGCGGGTTTCCGGACGGGCGTCGTATATGCGTTTGGCCTCTGTCAGGGCGAGTTGGGCGCTCGCGCGATCCGTGGCAATCGAGAGCCGCCCCAAGAGGAACCACGAAAACCCGGCGCGCGTGTCGCTCCAGCCCTCAGTGCGCGCAATGGCGACAGCGGTTTTGGCGGCTTGCAGGCGCGACATCAGCGCGCCGTCGCCCATGGCCTCCATGGCGGCCTCGGTCCAGGCGCGCGGCGTGGGTTGAACGGGGGACGTGGCACCTGTGGCGCCAGTCGGATTGATCCGGGCGAGAATGTCGGGCAGGGCGCGGGCCACCTCCGCGCGGCTCATGCCGGAGCGCAGCTCGGGCGCATAGGTGGCACGCAGGATGAGCATGTCGAACGGCGTCAGAACCGAATGGATGTTGTCGTCATTGTAAACGGAATCCGGCAGGCGATAGAGATCGTTCAGCGGCCCCAAAGCCTGCGCCAGTTCTTCGTGCAGGCAATCGCGGATTTCCTGCGGCGCGACATTGGTCGGGATGAAAATCGACAGGCGCTCGCGGGTCGTGACCTGTGTCCAACTGAGGGCTGCACGGCGAGCATGTTTGAACTCATCCCAGCCGGACACATTCGGCACGACAATACAGGCGGTGTTGGGGGCGCGGCGGGACAGTTCGGCCTGTGTCAGCGTTTCGATGGTGATCGCAGCGGGACTTGAGGCAGGCACCTGAGTGATCGAAATCCCGGCTTCGCGGTCGAGCCGGGTCAGCAATCGCGACAGATCGTGGGTCAAAGACACGGGTACCGTGTCGCCGGTGACACGCAGCGTGATCGGGCCCTCGAACCGGGTGAAACGGTCGAGCGTGGCGCCGGTTTCAAGCGCGAAGCTCAAATCAAGAAAATCACGTGTAATCGAAGTGTTGGAGCGCGATGTTGGTGCGGCTTGGCCGTCAGGGAAGACCTTCATCGGCGGCAGGTCGAGCATGTCGGAAGACGCGCGCGCCGACGGGGGCACAGTGCTTTGCGGCGCGCTCATGCAGGCGCTCAACACGGTCAGGCTGCACATCAGGGCGGCCAGCGGGCGGAGGCGGCTTTTGGTTTTCATTCCCGGAGAGGCAATCGCGTGACGCGTCAATATCCTGACCCTTTTCATCTGTCTCAATCTGACCTGATTAACCCTAAACCATTAAGCTTTGAACTGTGGCAATTCTAAGGCAGATCCCCACAAGTCGCCAAACTGTTTCGAAGGTAAGCGCAGGTTTTCAGGGGTAAATCAGCCGCGTTGATATTTGATGAAGGGCGTCAAGTCGCCGATCCGGTCGTAGAGTTTGCGTGCGGTTTCGTTGAAATGCTGGGTCGTCCAATAGACATTCGGCGTGCCGTTTTCGTCGGCGATTTTATAGACGCCTTCGATCAGCGCACGTCCCGCACCAGTGCCGCGGGCGGCCTCGCTGACATAGAGGTCCTGCAAATAACAGACGTCTTCGATGCGCCAGTTGTGGGCATGGAAAATATAATGCACCAGACCGATCAATTCCCCGTCTTTCTCCGCCACCAAAGCGCCGCGTTCCTTGGCCGCCGGGTCGGTGAGGCGCGCGAAGGTGGTGTCATAAACCTCCGGGCTCAGATCGCTTTCGTAAAACGTCAGGTAGGCGCGCCAAAGCACGTCCCATTGCGCGCGGTCTTCGGGGGCGAGGGGGCGGATGGTCAGCATGATCGGTCTCCTTGGCTTTGAGACCGGGCTACGGTGAAGCGCAACTCTGTGCAAGGCGTCATGGCGCTCTGTAAAAAACGATTGTGCCGATTTCCTGTCCGTTTGCCGTCTGGCGCGCTTAAAATTCAGGCGCGCGGCGGGCGGGGCTGTGACGCTTTGCCCTTGTGCGGGGGATTTCAGAAGACGCGGCAATTCATCAAACTGTTAGATTTGAAAGAGAAGATATGCGAACGACTGAAACGGAGTTCAAGATGACCCAAACCACCCCCAGTGACGCCCAGATCAGCGAAGCGGCCTATTTCATGTGGCTCGAAGAGGGCATGCCCGAGGGGCGCGATGAAGCCCATTGGTTGAAAGCGGTTGAGGTGCTGAGCCTGCCGGAAACGGCACCTGCGAAGGCGCCGCGCAAACGTGCTGCCCCCAAAACCGCAACCAAAACAGCGGCAAAACCGGCGACCAAAACCGCCGCCGCCAAGAAACCGGCCGCGAAAAAGCCAGCAGCCAAGACCAGCACGGCCGCGAAGAAACCGCGCGCCACAAAGGCGCCTCCGAAAGCGGAGTGAGTTCAGGCGGCGTTAGCGCCGCTGCCCACGCGCCAGAAACGCCAGACGTTCGAACAGGGCGACGTCCTGTTCGTTCTTCAACAGCGCGCCGTGAAGCTTCGGCAGGGCATTCACCCCATCGCGTTTCAAATCCTCAGGCGACAGGTCTTCGGCCAGCAAAAGCTTGAGCCAATCCAACACCTCGGAGGTCGAGGGTTTCTTTTTCAGCCCCTGCGTGTCGCGGATTTCGTAGAATTGCGTCAAAGCGGCCGTCAAAAGCTCTGATTTCAGCCCCGGAAAATGCACCTCGACGATCTGTTTCATCACCTCTTGGTCGGGGAAACGGATGTAGTGAAAGAAACAGCGGCGCAGGAAGGCGTCCGGCAGTTCCTTTTCGTTGTTCGAGGTGATGATCACCACGGGACGTTGACGGGCGGAGACCGTCTCATTGGTCTCGTAGACATGAAACGCCATCTTATCGAGTTCCTGCAACAGGTCGTTCGGAAACTCGATGTCGGCCTTGTCGATCTCGTCGATCAAAAGCACCACCTTCTGATCCGCCTCGAAGGCCTGCCAAAGTTTGCCCTTCTTGATGTAATGGCGCACGTCCTCGACGCGCGGATCACCCAATTGGCTATCGCGCAGGCGTGACACGGCGTCATATTCGTAAAGGCCTTGCTGGGCGCGGGTGGTGGATTTGATGTTCCACTCAATCATCTCAAGCCCCAAAGAGCTTGCGACCTGCCGCGCCAACTCGGTCTTGCCGGTCCCCGGCTCGCCTTTGACAAGCAAAGGGCGCTCCAGCGCGATGGCGGCATTGACCGCGACGGTCAGGTCATTCGGGGCGACATAGCTGTCGGTGGATGCGAATTTCATCGGGAAGTAACCCCTGTTGTGCTGAGTTTGTGCGAGATCATAACGCGGGAGGGGAAAGGTGCAATACGACAGAGATTGTGACGTGACATCCCCGATCAAAAGGGGTAAACGAACCCCGAATTGGAGGGCGCCTGATGGCTGACAATACTGAGACTGCGGTCGAGGGCACGACAGAGGTGAGCACGATGAAGGCTGAGGTTTTCCTGGCTGATGATTACCGTCCCGCAGAGGACGAACCGTTTATGAACGAGCGTCAGCTCGAATATTTTCGTCGCAAACTTTTGGCCTGGAGAACGGAGCTTTTGGACGAAAGCCGCCATACCATCGAAGGCCTGCAAGACAGCACCCGCAACATCCCAGACATCACCGACCGTGCGTCCGAGGAAACCGACCGGGCGCTGGAACTGCGCACCCGCGACCGTCAACGCAAACTGGTGACGAAAATCGACGCCGCGCTGCGCCGGATCGACGAGGGCGAATATGGCTATTGCGAAGTGACCGGCGAGCCGATCTCTCTCAAACGCCTCGATGCCCGTCCGATCGCAACGATGACTCTGGAGGCGCAGGAGCGTCACGAGCGTCGTGAGAAAGTGCATCGCGACGATTGAGCGCTCTCGCGCTCGGGGGGATGACTGATCCTTACGGGATCGTGTGACGACTGAGGCCGGTTCGCCTCGCGGCAAAATGCGCCGGTGAGCTGAGCGCAGAAATGTGAGAAACACCGGGGGCAACTCTGGTGTTTTTTGTTTGTAGGGACATGCTGGTGAAGGGAAACAGATCATGCTGATCGGTCAGGATATTGCGGTTTTGGGCGCCGGTGTGGCCGGTCTCGCGGTGGCGCAGGCTCTGGCGCTGCGTGGCGCCTCTGTCACGCTCTATGAACAGGCGGATGAGATCACCGAAGTGGGAGCCGGATTGCAAATCAGCCCCAATGGCGCGCGGGTCCTGACCGCTCTGGGCTTAGACGCGCCGTCGCGCGCGATGCGGGCGAAAGGCGTCAAGCTGATGGACGGCTATTCGGGGCGCGAGGTGCTGCACCTCGATTTCACCGCCACGCGTCCCGATGCCGATTTTCTCCTGATGCACCGCGCCGATCTGATCGGACTTTTGGAAGAGGGCGTCCGCGCGCTCGACATCGACATCCGCCTGTCTCACACCATCGACAGCATCCATGGCGATGCCGATGGCGTCAGCTTGCAGTTTACCGATGGTTCAGAGGTGCGGCATGCGATTGTGCTGGGCGCCGATGGGCTTCATTCAAAACTCCG includes:
- a CDS encoding VWA domain-containing protein; this encodes MFLPFFETLRHEGVPVSLREFLSFLEAMQAGLATYDIEDFYLLARVTMVKDERHLDRFDRAFSKSFQGLDEISSDDVLNALDLPEDWLRKEMEKHLSPEEMAEIEALGGFDKLMETLKQRLEEQKGRHQGGNKWIGTGGTSPFGAYGYNPEGVRIGQKESRHRRAVKVWDKREFRNLDDTVEIGTRNIKLAMKRLRKWARSGAYEELDLDGTIRSTAEHGYLDVKTRPERHNAVKVLMFFDVGGSMDDHIKVVEELFSAARSEFKHLEYYYFHNCLYEGVWRDNIRRWGEKIPTREVMNTYGKDYKVIFVGDASMSPYEIAIPGGANEHWNEEAGATWLARARETWPDHLWLNPVPETHWPYTQSIAMIREIFEDRMVPMTLEGLDRGMKLLGR
- a CDS encoding apolipoprotein acyltransferase, which translates into the protein MIGLVLTLLGGIWGWRLATKRGGDRADKLQYMVVYALIFGILGLFFGVLFDRMV
- a CDS encoding DUF2927 domain-containing protein, which gives rise to MKTKSRLRPLAALMCSLTVLSACMSAPQSTVPPSARASSDMLDLPPMKVFPDGQAAPTSRSNTSITRDFLDLSFALETGATLDRFTRFEGPITLRVTGDTVPVSLTHDLSRLLTRLDREAGISITQVPASSPAAITIETLTQAELSRRAPNTACIVVPNVSGWDEFKHARRAALSWTQVTTRERLSIFIPTNVAPQEIRDCLHEELAQALGPLNDLYRLPDSVYNDDNIHSVLTPFDMLILRATYAPELRSGMSRAEVARALPDILARINPTGATGATSPVQPTPRAWTEAAMEAMGDGALMSRLQAAKTAVAIARTEGWSDTRAGFSWFLLGRLSIATDRASAQLALTEAKRIYDARPETRFHSAHVAMQLSALALSEGRYEAAYDISASAISAARDAENAALLASLMLTEAEALDKLGRVSEARSVRLDSLGWARYGFGSDDVVRTRAAEIASLAR
- a CDS encoding GNAT family N-acetyltransferase, which produces MLTIRPLAPEDRAQWDVLWRAYLTFYESDLSPEVYDTTFARLTDPAAKERGALVAEKDGELIGLVHYIFHAHNWRIEDVCYLQDLYVSEAARGTGAGRALIEGVYKIADENGTPNVYWTTQHFNETARKLYDRIGDLTPFIKYQRG
- a CDS encoding DUF2934 domain-containing protein; this encodes MTQTTPSDAQISEAAYFMWLEEGMPEGRDEAHWLKAVEVLSLPETAPAKAPRKRAAPKTATKTAAKPATKTAAAKKPAAKKPAAKTSTAAKKPRATKAPPKAE
- a CDS encoding MoxR family ATPase, which codes for MKFASTDSYVAPNDLTVAVNAAIALERPLLVKGEPGTGKTELARQVASSLGLEMIEWNIKSTTRAQQGLYEYDAVSRLRDSQLGDPRVEDVRHYIKKGKLWQAFEADQKVVLLIDEIDKADIEFPNDLLQELDKMAFHVYETNETVSARQRPVVIITSNNEKELPDAFLRRCFFHYIRFPDQEVMKQIVEVHFPGLKSELLTAALTQFYEIRDTQGLKKKPSTSEVLDWLKLLLAEDLSPEDLKRDGVNALPKLHGALLKNEQDVALFERLAFLARGQRR
- the dksA gene encoding RNA polymerase-binding protein DksA; protein product: MKAEVFLADDYRPAEDEPFMNERQLEYFRRKLLAWRTELLDESRHTIEGLQDSTRNIPDITDRASEETDRALELRTRDRQRKLVTKIDAALRRIDEGEYGYCEVTGEPISLKRLDARPIATMTLEAQERHERREKVHRDD